A genomic segment from Aliidongia dinghuensis encodes:
- a CDS encoding leucyl aminopeptidase — protein MKISFAELGVPKAGTVVVGVGEDRVLSPAAAALDKESGGALARAMASSRFTGKKGQLLAVLAPANLAIDGIVLAGLGKPAELDALALQALGGSLVAHLNGAGESEATVRLGAVDGVALPPAEIAANVAFGARLRSYRFDKYRTRMKAEQKPTLKKLAVQSDAATAAKKFFADLDKLADGVFFTRDLVSEPGNVLYPESLAEQASSLAELGVEVEVLDEKKMKKLGMGALLGVGQGSVRPPRLVVMAWLGAKDKQAAPVAVVGKGITFDTGGISLKPGAGMEEMKWDMGGSGTVIGLMKALAGRKARANVVGVVALAENMPDGNAIRPGDILTSMSGQTIEVNNTDAEGRLVLADALWYAQDRFKPRLMIDLATLTGAILVALGSEYAGLFSNNDELAERLAAAGKAVGEPLWRMPLGEAFDRAIDSDVADMKNITGDRNAGSSIGGVFLQRFVNGVPWAHLDIAGMAWSKKDAATVPKGATGYGVRLLERFIAEHYED, from the coding sequence ATGAAGATCAGTTTCGCCGAACTGGGCGTGCCGAAGGCCGGTACGGTCGTCGTGGGCGTCGGTGAAGACCGTGTGCTCTCCCCCGCCGCCGCGGCGCTCGACAAGGAAAGCGGCGGCGCGCTCGCCCGCGCCATGGCGTCCAGCCGCTTCACGGGCAAGAAGGGGCAGCTGTTGGCCGTGCTGGCGCCCGCCAATCTCGCCATCGATGGCATTGTCCTCGCCGGCCTCGGCAAGCCGGCGGAGCTTGATGCCCTGGCGCTGCAGGCGCTGGGCGGCTCGCTCGTGGCCCATCTGAACGGTGCCGGCGAGAGCGAGGCGACGGTCCGGCTGGGCGCCGTCGACGGCGTGGCGCTCCCGCCGGCCGAGATCGCGGCCAATGTCGCGTTCGGGGCGCGCCTGCGCTCCTACCGCTTCGACAAGTACCGCACCCGGATGAAGGCGGAGCAGAAGCCGACCCTGAAGAAGCTCGCGGTGCAGAGCGACGCCGCGACCGCTGCCAAGAAGTTCTTCGCCGATCTCGACAAGCTGGCCGACGGCGTCTTCTTCACCCGCGACCTCGTGTCCGAGCCCGGCAACGTGCTTTATCCGGAGAGCTTGGCCGAGCAGGCGTCCAGCCTCGCCGAGCTTGGCGTCGAGGTCGAGGTGCTCGACGAGAAGAAGATGAAGAAGCTCGGCATGGGCGCGCTCCTGGGCGTCGGCCAGGGTTCGGTCCGGCCGCCCAGGCTCGTGGTCATGGCCTGGCTCGGTGCCAAGGACAAGCAGGCGGCGCCGGTCGCGGTCGTCGGCAAGGGCATCACGTTCGACACCGGCGGCATCTCGCTCAAGCCGGGCGCCGGCATGGAAGAGATGAAGTGGGACATGGGCGGCTCGGGCACGGTCATCGGGCTCATGAAGGCGCTGGCCGGCCGCAAGGCGCGGGCCAATGTCGTGGGCGTCGTGGCCCTCGCCGAGAACATGCCCGACGGCAACGCGATCCGGCCGGGCGACATCCTGACCTCGATGTCAGGCCAGACGATCGAGGTCAACAACACGGACGCCGAGGGTCGTCTCGTGCTGGCGGACGCGCTCTGGTACGCCCAGGACCGTTTCAAGCCGCGGCTGATGATCGATCTTGCGACGCTGACGGGCGCCATCCTGGTGGCGCTTGGCAGCGAATATGCCGGCCTGTTCTCGAACAACGACGAGCTGGCCGAGCGGTTGGCGGCGGCCGGCAAGGCGGTCGGCGAGCCGCTCTGGCGCATGCCGCTGGGCGAGGCGTTCGACCGGGCGATCGACAGCGATGTCGCCGACATGAAGAACATCACCGGTGACCGCAATGCCGGCAGCTCGATCGGCGGCGTGTTCCTGCAGCGCTTCGTCAATGGCGTGCCGTGGGCGCATCTCGACATCGCCGGCATGGCCTGGTCGAAGAAGGACGCGGCGACCGTGCCCAAGGGGGCGACCGGCTACGGCGTGCGCCTGCTCGAGCGCTTCATCGCCGAGCATTACGAAGACTGA
- a CDS encoding DNA polymerase III subunit chi, with protein MTEIGFYHLQRSPLGEALPRLLEKALAAGLRVLVRVPNEAEVERLVVQLWTYDAGTFLPHGSARDGRSADQPIYLTAADENPNGAELLAQVGGAEMSDVGPFKRCLDLFDGGDDDQVSAARTRWKRYQAEGHQLTYWQQKPSGGWERKA; from the coding sequence ATGACCGAGATCGGCTTCTACCACCTGCAACGGAGCCCGCTCGGGGAGGCGCTGCCGCGCCTCCTCGAAAAGGCGCTCGCGGCGGGCCTGCGCGTGCTCGTCCGCGTCCCGAACGAGGCCGAGGTCGAGCGGCTCGTGGTCCAGCTCTGGACCTATGACGCCGGCACCTTCCTGCCGCATGGCAGCGCTCGCGACGGCCGCAGTGCCGACCAGCCGATCTATCTCACCGCCGCCGACGAGAACCCGAACGGGGCGGAGCTCCTGGCTCAGGTCGGCGGCGCCGAAATGTCCGACGTGGGTCCGTTCAAGCGTTGCCTCGACCTGTTCGACGGCGGTGACGATGACCAGGTCTCAGCCGCGCGCACCCGCTGGAAACGCTACCAGGCGGAGGGCCATCAGCTGACCTATTGGCAGCAGAAGCCGAGCGGCGGCTGGGAACGCAAAGCCTGA
- the ndk gene encoding nucleoside-diphosphate kinase, translating into MAIERTLSILKPDATRRNLTGKINARFEEAGLRIIAQRRILMSEAIAGQFYAVHRERPFFKDLVSFMTSGPVVVQVLEGENAVAKNREIMGATNPANAAPGTIRKDFAESIEANSVHGSDSLENAAIEVAFFFATSEIVA; encoded by the coding sequence ATGGCCATCGAGCGCACCCTGTCGATCCTCAAGCCCGACGCGACCCGCCGCAACCTGACCGGCAAGATCAACGCCCGCTTCGAAGAGGCCGGCCTCCGGATCATCGCCCAGCGGCGCATTCTGATGAGCGAGGCGATCGCCGGCCAGTTCTACGCCGTGCATCGCGAACGGCCGTTCTTCAAGGATCTGGTCTCGTTCATGACCTCGGGCCCGGTCGTGGTTCAGGTGCTGGAAGGCGAGAATGCCGTCGCCAAGAACCGCGAGATCATGGGCGCCACCAACCCGGCCAACGCCGCGCCGGGCACCATCCGCAAGGATTTCGCCGAATCGATCGAGGCGAACTCGGTCCACGGTTCGGACAGCCTGGAGAATGCCGCGATCGAGGTCGCGTTCTTCTTCGCCACCTCGGAGATCGTTGCCTAA
- a CDS encoding DUF1203 domain-containing protein, with protein sequence MNFRITGLSPEPFRALFGLSDEELACRGAQRVIADAKPGYPDRIEVRDAEVGEPLLLVNYTHQPADTPYRASHAVFVREGAETTYDQVNEVPDAMRSRWLSVRAFDAGHLMIDADLVEGSALESLIERFLANPDVAYLQAHYAKRGCYAARIERA encoded by the coding sequence ATGAACTTCCGTATCACCGGCCTCTCGCCCGAACCGTTCCGTGCCTTGTTCGGCCTTAGCGACGAAGAGCTCGCCTGCCGCGGCGCCCAGCGCGTGATCGCCGACGCCAAGCCCGGCTATCCGGACCGGATCGAGGTCCGCGATGCCGAGGTCGGCGAGCCGCTGCTGCTCGTCAACTACACCCACCAGCCCGCCGACACGCCGTATCGTGCGAGCCACGCCGTCTTCGTGCGCGAGGGTGCCGAGACGACCTATGACCAGGTCAATGAAGTGCCCGACGCCATGCGCAGCCGGTGGCTGTCGGTCCGGGCGTTCGATGCCGGCCATCTGATGATCGATGCCGACCTCGTCGAGGGCTCGGCGCTCGAAAGCCTGATCGAACGGTTCCTCGCCAACCCGGATGTCGCCTATCTGCAGGCGCACTACGCCAAGCGCGGCTGCTACGCGGCGCGGATCGAACGCGCCTGA
- a CDS encoding amidohydrolase family protein, translated as MRRSWSLTAAASEKSRRAIIAIDTHAHVFTRDLPLAPGRRYAPGYDADIDAYIARLDRYGLDRGVLVQPSFLGTDNSYLIEALAEHPTRLRGIAVVAPDIARTALDDLERAGVVGLRLNLIGEPDPPFGSLRWRRHLAAVAERGWQIEIQAEAHRLNWILPPLVDAGVAVVVDHFGKPDPAQGVDDPGFRHLLSLGPSRAVWVKLSGAYRTGDIERGRAIAAAAVPLLKEAFGLDRLVWGSDWPHTQFEAVASYPNALALLGEWLPDAAERAIVLGESAAQLFRF; from the coding sequence ATGCGACGGAGCTGGTCCCTCACGGCAGCCGCCTCTGAGAAGTCCCGGAGAGCCATCATCGCCATCGACACCCACGCCCACGTCTTCACGCGCGACCTGCCGCTCGCCCCGGGGCGGCGCTACGCCCCGGGCTACGACGCCGACATCGACGCCTACATCGCCCGGCTCGACCGGTACGGCCTCGACCGCGGCGTGCTGGTCCAGCCGAGCTTTCTCGGCACCGACAACAGCTATCTCATTGAGGCGCTGGCCGAGCACCCGACGCGGCTGCGCGGCATCGCCGTCGTGGCACCGGACATCGCGCGGACGGCGCTCGACGATCTGGAACGCGCGGGCGTCGTGGGGCTGCGGCTCAACCTGATCGGCGAGCCGGACCCGCCGTTCGGCTCGCTGCGCTGGCGCCGGCATCTTGCCGCCGTGGCCGAGCGCGGCTGGCAGATCGAGATTCAGGCCGAGGCGCATCGGCTGAACTGGATCCTGCCGCCGCTGGTCGATGCCGGCGTCGCGGTCGTGGTCGATCATTTCGGCAAGCCAGATCCGGCGCAGGGCGTGGACGATCCGGGCTTCCGCCATCTGCTGTCGCTAGGCCCCTCCCGTGCCGTCTGGGTCAAGCTCTCCGGCGCCTATCGCACGGGCGACATCGAGCGTGGCCGGGCAATCGCCGCCGCCGCGGTGCCATTGCTCAAGGAGGCGTTCGGGCTCGACCGGCTCGTCTGGGGCAGCGACTGGCCGCACACCCAGTTCGAAGCGGTCGCAAGCTATCCGAACGCGCTGGCGCTCCTCGGCGAATGGCTGCCCGATGCGGCCGAGCGCGCCATTGTCCTCGGCGAGAGCGCGGCGCAGCTCTTCCGGTTCTGA
- a CDS encoding MFS transporter, with amino-acid sequence MIDWYRECAPVERRTFWACFGGWALDALDVQMFSLVIPALIATWHVSHTEAGLIGSVTLATSAIGGWLGGALADRVGRVRALQVTVLWFALATFAAAFTQDFSQLLVAKALQGFGFGGEWAAGAVLMAEIIRPEHRGKALGAVQSAWAVGWGGAVLLYAAVFSVATPEVAWRVLFAIGLLPAALVLYVRRGIPEPARRDAPSERAPFFATLFGIFRPETLRATLVGGLFGLGAHGGYYSITTWLPTYLKAERGLSVLATGSYLGVIIVAFFCGCVIAGQLLDRLGRRLTVAGFALGCILVVIAYVMLPIGNGAMLLLGFPLGFFSAGIPASMATLFNELYPGGTRGTGVGFCYNFGRILSAVFPTLIGYLSGSISLGTAIGLDAAFAYALVLLALALLPETRGKTLGTAAPAVEEDATELVPHGSRL; translated from the coding sequence TTGATCGACTGGTATCGCGAGTGCGCCCCGGTGGAGCGCCGGACCTTCTGGGCCTGTTTCGGCGGTTGGGCGCTCGATGCCCTCGACGTCCAGATGTTCAGCCTGGTCATCCCGGCCCTGATCGCAACCTGGCACGTGAGCCACACAGAGGCCGGGCTCATCGGCAGTGTCACGCTCGCCACCTCCGCGATCGGCGGCTGGCTCGGCGGCGCGCTCGCCGACCGGGTCGGCCGGGTCCGCGCGCTGCAGGTGACGGTGCTCTGGTTCGCCCTCGCCACCTTCGCCGCCGCCTTCACCCAGGATTTCTCGCAGTTGCTGGTCGCCAAGGCGCTGCAGGGCTTCGGCTTCGGCGGCGAATGGGCGGCGGGCGCGGTACTGATGGCGGAAATCATCCGGCCGGAACATCGCGGCAAGGCGCTGGGCGCGGTGCAGAGCGCCTGGGCCGTCGGCTGGGGCGGCGCGGTGCTGCTCTATGCCGCCGTCTTCTCGGTTGCGACGCCGGAGGTAGCCTGGCGCGTGCTGTTCGCCATCGGCCTGCTGCCGGCAGCGCTCGTGCTCTATGTCCGCCGCGGCATTCCCGAGCCGGCGCGACGCGACGCTCCTTCCGAACGCGCACCGTTCTTCGCGACACTCTTCGGCATCTTCCGGCCGGAGACGCTGCGCGCCACGCTCGTCGGCGGCTTGTTCGGCCTCGGCGCCCATGGCGGTTACTACAGCATCACGACCTGGCTGCCGACCTATCTCAAGGCCGAGCGCGGCCTGTCGGTGCTCGCGACCGGCTCCTACCTGGGCGTGATCATCGTCGCCTTCTTCTGCGGCTGCGTCATCGCAGGCCAGCTCCTGGACCGGCTCGGCCGCCGATTGACCGTCGCCGGCTTCGCACTCGGCTGCATCCTGGTCGTCATCGCCTATGTCATGCTGCCGATCGGCAACGGCGCGATGCTGCTCCTGGGCTTTCCGCTCGGCTTCTTTTCAGCCGGCATCCCGGCCAGCATGGCGACCCTGTTCAACGAGCTCTATCCCGGCGGCACGCGCGGCACCGGCGTCGGCTTCTGCTACAATTTCGGCCGCATCCTTTCGGCCGTATTCCCGACGCTCATCGGCTATCTGAGCGGCTCGATATCGCTCGGCACGGCGATCGGCCTCGACGCGGCCTTCGCCTATGCCCTCGTCCTGCTGGCACTGGCACTCCTGCCGGAGACCCGCGGGAAGACCCTCGGCACCGCAGCCCCAGCGGTCGAGGAAGATGCGACGGAGCTGGTCCCTCACGGCAGCCGCCTCTGA
- a CDS encoding GntR family transcriptional regulator — translation MDSDHRLPLYQRLRDQIAGDITRHVWRPGAAIPTEAELAETHKVAVGTVRKAIDLLVAEGLVERAQGRGTYVRRPSFDSSLFRFFRFQGPDGTRRVPESRILARERLAGPPEVTRALAIADGAEVIRLTRLRLIDRRPVLAEEIWLPADRFAPLMALEPNAFGDLLYPLYETHCRTAVASARETLWVETMAAPVATLLEQPPGTPAVAIERLALGYDERPVEWRRTRGPADQFRYQIEIR, via the coding sequence ATGGACTCCGACCATCGACTGCCGCTTTACCAGCGCCTGCGCGACCAGATCGCCGGCGATATCACCCGCCATGTCTGGCGCCCCGGTGCCGCCATCCCGACCGAGGCCGAGCTCGCCGAAACCCACAAGGTCGCGGTCGGCACCGTGCGCAAGGCGATCGATCTGCTGGTCGCCGAAGGGCTGGTCGAGCGCGCCCAGGGCCGCGGCACCTATGTCCGCCGACCGAGCTTCGACAGTTCCCTCTTCCGCTTCTTCCGCTTCCAGGGGCCGGACGGCACCCGGCGCGTGCCGGAAAGCCGCATCCTGGCGCGCGAGCGGCTGGCAGGTCCGCCCGAGGTCACCCGCGCGCTGGCGATCGCCGACGGCGCCGAGGTCATCCGCCTCACGCGCCTGCGCCTCATCGACCGGCGCCCGGTGCTGGCCGAGGAGATTTGGCTGCCGGCCGATCGCTTCGCGCCGCTGATGGCGCTCGAGCCGAACGCGTTCGGCGACCTGCTCTACCCGCTCTACGAGACTCATTGCCGCACGGCCGTCGCCTCCGCACGCGAGACGCTCTGGGTCGAGACCATGGCGGCACCGGTCGCAACTCTGCTCGAGCAGCCGCCCGGCACGCCCGCCGTAGCGATCGAGCGGCTGGCGCTGGGATACGACGAGCGTCCGGTCGAGTGGCGTCGTACGCGCGGTCCGGCCGACCAATTCCGCTATCAGATCGAGATCCGCTGA
- a CDS encoding aa3-type cytochrome c oxidase subunit IV — protein sequence MADTELVRHQQIWHGFTNFVKYGTAAVLLLVVCLWFFLVA from the coding sequence ATGGCTGATACCGAACTCGTCCGGCACCAGCAGATCTGGCACGGCTTCACCAATTTCGTGAAGTACGGCACCGCCGCGGTACTCCTGCTCGTCGTCTGCCTGTGGTTCTTCCTGGTCGCCTGA
- the purN gene encoding phosphoribosylglycinamide formyltransferase: MARLKVGVLVSGNGSNLQALIDLCRRPGFPAEIVLVVSNKPGVKALDRAARAGIATAVVPHEEYPDRLAFDQAIDAALRTADVEFICLAGFMRVLSEMFVELWRDRIINIHPSLLPSFKGLHTHRQALEAGVRFHGCTVHIVRPRLDDGPILVQAVVPVLPGDDEQTLAARVLKAEHKIYPQALRLVAEGRVTIEGTRARIDDQFLGALEELMNPPDRPRPPLPSPPARG, translated from the coding sequence ATGGCCCGCCTGAAAGTCGGCGTCCTCGTTTCGGGCAACGGCTCGAACCTGCAGGCGCTGATCGACCTGTGCCGGAGGCCGGGCTTCCCGGCGGAAATCGTGCTCGTCGTCTCGAACAAGCCGGGCGTCAAGGCGCTCGACCGGGCGGCACGCGCCGGCATCGCGACCGCGGTCGTCCCGCACGAGGAATATCCCGACCGGCTGGCGTTCGATCAGGCGATCGACGCGGCGCTGCGCACGGCCGATGTCGAATTCATCTGCCTCGCGGGCTTCATGCGCGTCTTGAGCGAGATGTTCGTCGAGCTCTGGCGCGACCGCATCATCAACATCCATCCCTCGCTGCTGCCGAGCTTCAAGGGCCTGCACACCCATCGCCAGGCGCTCGAGGCCGGCGTGCGCTTCCACGGCTGCACCGTGCATATCGTGCGGCCGCGGCTCGACGACGGCCCGATTCTGGTGCAGGCCGTCGTCCCGGTGCTGCCGGGCGACGACGAGCAGACGCTGGCGGCGCGCGTGCTCAAGGCCGAGCACAAGATCTATCCTCAGGCATTGCGGCTCGTCGCCGAGGGGCGCGTCACGATCGAGGGCACGCGCGCCCGGATCGACGATCAGTTCCTCGGCGCGTTGGAAGAATTGATGAATCCGCCCGATCGGCCAAGGCCGCCCTTGCCAAGCCCGCCCGCTCGGGGGTAA